In the Desulfuromonas sp. DDH964 genome, TCAGTACCAGCATAACGAACCACGTGTAGGTCACGTGCTCGCCGAGGTGAAGGTGAAGCTGCTCTTCGAGCCACTTCAGGAACAGAAATGGGTGGGTCATGACGGTTTACTCCTCGTTCAAAGCGATCGCCGAAGCGTGGTCCAAAGCAGATTGAAGACGACTACCGATAAGCCTACCATCAGGGCGACGGGGTGAACCTTGATGATACCAACCAGCAGAAACAGAACCGTGGCCAGAGCCGCCAGTCGAACGACATAGCCGGCCCGAAATCGTTTGGCCGGCTGCATCCCGGGTTCCGCCAGAATCCGCACCAGCGCGAACTGCAGCCAGTGGTAGGCGACGATGGCGACCAGGCCGCCCGATAATACTCCGAAACTTACCGCGCGCGAGCGCCAGGCCAGGCTGAGCAGGACAAGGATGCCGAGAATCGCCCAGTTGCGCCGGGCCAGGGTCTGCAGCAGCTGGTCATCCTGGTTTGTCACCGTTCTCCTGGTTATCCCTCTGCTGCCGTTTGAGCTCGCGGTCAGTCAGAATGTAGATATTGCGAAACCCGGAGATGATCCCGAAGCCGAGAAAGATCAGCGTCATCCAGGGTGCAGTGTCGAGCCACTTGTCAAGGTAATACCCCATCGCCAGGCCGATGAAGGTCGAAGCCACCATCGAAATGCCGACGCTGGAGAGGAAACCCAGCGCCTTGAAGAGTTGGTGCTTGTCTTCAGCCATGTGTAATTGTATACAGCATACCGGGAGAGGGGGCGCAAAACCCGTTTTAGATAGCATAGGCAGGGGGGGTTGTCAATTTGTTTTTCCCCCGGTTTCGTCCCCGCGGCGTCGTCCCCGCCAGTCATGGATGCTCTCCTCGAGACGTCCCCAGAGCGCCCGCAGCAAGGCGAGGTCATGGCGGGTTTCGATGCCGCGGGTGAGAATCCGCCGCAGCGGCATCAGGACATGCTCGGGGCGGTGCCGGTTAAGAAAGGCGATGCGGTCGAGCACCCCGGCCAGCTGTTGGAACAGCGGCTCGAGCTCGGCCTGGGCCGGGACCTCCCCGGCGGTTCCGCTACGGGCGCCAGAGCGGGAGAGTTCGTAGAGGAAGATCAGGACCGCCTGGGCCAGATTGAGGGAGCCGAGGGAGCCGGGCGTCGCAATGGCGGCGGTATGGCTGCAGAGCGCAACCTCGGGACTGCTCAGTCCTGAATCCTCGCGCCCGAAGACCAGGGCCAGGCGCTCCACCGGGTCACGCTGGAGAGTTTCGTCGGCGACCTCGGCCACGTCGAGGCTCCTGCCGCGCCGTTTCCCGATCCGGCGGGTCGCGGCGACCGCACGCTGGCAGTCAGCCAGGGCGGACTGCAGGTCGGGGAAGAGGCGGGCCTTTTCGAGCAGGCCGGCCGCGTCGACGGCCAGGCGCCGCGCCTCATCGGCCAGATGATTGCAGGGATTTACCAGGCGTAATTCGTCATAACCAAAATTCGCCATCGCCCGGGCGACCATGCCGACATTGCCGGGAGTGCGCGGTTCGACGAGGATGATGACAACAGGAGCAGTCTCTGCATTCATTGTGACAGGAAATTCCCAGGGAAAATGCCGCGCACCGCAAGGCGCCGTGGCAGCCAGAGAAGAAGACCCTTTAATATCAGCCCGGGACCAGCCTGCGGGCAGGGAGGACTAGATGATGGAAACAGCAGACGCCGCAGGATGGCTCGACGTTACCGTGCCGATCACCCCGGGGATGGTTCTCTGGCCCGGCGACCCGCCGGTCGAGCTGACCCGGCTTGGAGAGTTGGCCAGTGGTGACCCGGCGAATCTCTCCCGGCTGGCGGCCGGTCTCCACAGTGGTACCCATGTCGATGCGCCGAGCCATTACCTTGCCGGTGGGGCTACCATCGACCAGATGCCGGTAGCGGCGATGATCGGGCCGGCGCGGGTCATCGCCGTGGCGACGACCGGGGTAGTTGACCGGGACGATCTTTCCGGTCTGAAGTTCGCCGCCGGGGAGCGGGTGCTGTTGCGCACCGGCAATTCCGAGCTCTATCGCCGGGGGCGGTTCTGCCGCGACTACCTCGGCCTGACCGAAGCCGCGGCGGCCTGGCTCGCCGGGCAGGGCCTGCAGACCCTGGGCATCGATTATCTCTCCGTCGCCGGCTTGTCGTGCGATCAGGCGGCGGTCCACAAACGCCTGCTGGAGGCG is a window encoding:
- a CDS encoding ATP synthase subunit I — protein: MTNQDDQLLQTLARRNWAILGILVLLSLAWRSRAVSFGVLSGGLVAIVAYHWLQFALVRILAEPGMQPAKRFRAGYVVRLAALATVLFLLVGIIKVHPVALMVGLSVVVFNLLWTTLRRSL
- a CDS encoding AtpZ/AtpI family protein, coding for MAEDKHQLFKALGFLSSVGISMVASTFIGLAMGYYLDKWLDTAPWMTLIFLGFGIISGFRNIYILTDRELKRQQRDNQENGDKPG
- a CDS encoding RNA methyltransferase, whose translation is MNAETAPVVIILVEPRTPGNVGMVARAMANFGYDELRLVNPCNHLADEARRLAVDAAGLLEKARLFPDLQSALADCQRAVAATRRIGKRRGRSLDVAEVADETLQRDPVERLALVFGREDSGLSSPEVALCSHTAAIATPGSLGSLNLAQAVLIFLYELSRSGARSGTAGEVPAQAELEPLFQQLAGVLDRIAFLNRHRPEHVLMPLRRILTRGIETRHDLALLRALWGRLEESIHDWRGRRRGDETGGKTN
- a CDS encoding cyclase family protein, whose amino-acid sequence is MMETADAAGWLDVTVPITPGMVLWPGDPPVELTRLGELASGDPANLSRLAAGLHSGTHVDAPSHYLAGGATIDQMPVAAMIGPARVIAVATTGVVDRDDLSGLKFAAGERVLLRTGNSELYRRGRFCRDYLGLTEAAAAWLAGQGLQTLGIDYLSVAGLSCDQAAVHKRLLEAGVWIIEGLNLRWVEFPEACFDESDQSKLLIPRSLLRGDSFWQP